The window CCGTCTACAAGGCATGCATGGAGCTGAAGGAGGTCGGATGGATCGATAAGGTCCCCAAGCTCACAGGAATCCAGGCGGCCGGATCGGCACCCGTCGCAAGGGCGTTCGCGGCGAAGAACGACAACTTCGAGCCCGAACTGAACCCCGAGACCGTCGCCACCGCGATCAGGATCGGAAACCCTGTCAGCGGAAGGAAGGCACTGAAGGCCATCTACTCCACCGGCGGTTACTGCACCACCGTCACCGACGAGGAGATCATCGCAGCACAGCAGCTCCTCGGAAGGAAGGAGGGTGTCTGCGTGGAGCCCGCATCCGCAGCATCCGTCGCAGGACTCAAGAAGCTCATCGAGCTCGGAGTCGCCGACAAGGACGAGCGCGTGGTCTGCATCTGTACCGGTAACGGACTCAAGGACCCCGACACGATCATCAACAACTGTGCGCCCCCCATAAAGTGCGGTAACTCGGTGGCGGACGTAGAGAAGATCCTGTCCCAGTGATCAGAAATCGAAGAGGTTGGTCTGCTTAGGACCATCCTCTTCCACCTTTTCCTCTTTCTTACCTTTCTTAGGCTCTTCGGTATCTGGCACTGCGCCGTATTCGGCCGCCATCTCCTCGAACATCGCTTCTTCCTCAGAGGGTGCGTACTCCCTTGTGGGCTGAGATGTCCTTCCGGCCTGTTCCTTCATCTTCGATGCGAGGACGGAACCGATCTTGGGGATGTTGGCGAGCTCGTTGACATCCGCCGCGGCGACGTCGGCTTTGGTGCGGATGCCCTTGTCGAAGAGGATCCTGGCCCTGTTGCGTCCCACGCCCCTGAACGATACGAGCTCCATGAGCTCCTCCTTGACACCGTACCTTACACGGGTCATCAGGGGCCTGATCTTCCTTATGGCGTCCGGGTTGAACATGTATGCGATCTCGCTCATGGCGTAGATTATCCAATCCATCATGTCGATCCTGGAACGGATGTCGCCGGGTCCGATGCCCATGACATCGGTGAGGGTGTCCTCATCGGTCTCCTCGATCCAGTCATATATCAGCAGCGCCACCTTCAGGTCGCTGTTGACGTATTCCAGATCGTAATCCTCAATGTCGTCGGGGTCGACCAGCATGTGCTCCCAGATCTCGTCCGAAACCCTGTCCAGCCTCTCCTTGTCGGACTTCTTGGGATACATCCCCAGCACATCGGGGGTCATCGCAGCCGCCAGCAGTATCGGAAGCACTTCGGTGTCATCGTCGATCTTCGTGACGGCCTCCTTCAGGATCGAGGCGGAGGCCGGATCGATGTACAGGTCGGATACGCGCTTCCCGAAAGTGGTGGCCCTGATGGAATCGCCGTCGGATTTGGCCATGTCCTCGGCTATCAGCGAATTTACTATGTTCTCCACAACGCTCTCGATTCCGAACATCTGCGAGACCGTCCCGAAGAACGTCTCCTTGAGGAAATCTATGATGCCCTCCTCGGAGTCGGCATCGCCCGTGGCCAAAAGACCCAGCACATGGCTTCTGAGCACCTTCTCGTTGAAGAGCTTGGATGTGAGGCGTTCGGTCTCGTGGTCCACGTAATCCTCCATGAGGTGCTCGAAGTCCAACTGATTCTTCGCTATCAGGACGGCCTCCCCGTACGGGTCGTAGCCCGGTCTTCCGGCACGTCCGCACATCTGCTTGATCTCCATGACGGAGATCGGCGAGTTCCCGTAATTGGTCTCGAAACGGGAAGTGTCCCTGACGATGACCCTCCTCGCTGGGAGGTTGATTCCCGCCGCCAGCGTGGGGGTGGCGACTATGCATTTAATCTGGCCGTTCCTGAAGTTGTTCTCGACATACTTCCTCTGCCTGTACGTGAGTCCGGCGTTGTGGAAGGCTATGCCGCACTTGACGCAGGATGAGAGCTTCCTTCCCGTGGCAGTGGATTCGGAGTCACCCTCGAGCAGATCCATCTCTTGTTTGGAAAGTGTTCTCCCGGCCAGCTCGCTCATCTTCTTGGAGTATTTGACGGCAAGCGATTCCGTGGAACGTCTTGAGTTGACGAACACCAGGCTCTGTCCTCCGTCCTCGACTGCTTGTTTAACAAGGCTCCAGACATCCTCGCCGTCCGACTGGACGGGCCTGGTGGTGCAGTCGTCGAACTCGATCTCGCCGTTGTAGTAGACGCCCTCCTTCAGGGGGATCGGGCGCCAATCGCTCTCTATAAGTTTGGCATGGAGCCATTCGGCCAGGTCGAACGCGTTGGACATCGTTGCGGACAGGGCTATGATCTGGATGTCCCTGTTCCTGCGCATGAGTTTGGTCAGGGTCACTTCCAGCGTGGGCCCCCTGCCGGGGTCGTGGATCATATGGACCTCGTCCGCGATGACCAGACCCACATCCTCGATCCATCTGCTACCGTGGCGGATCATCGAATCCGCCTTCTCCGATGTCGCTACGACTACGTCGGCATCCTCAAGTCCCCTGTCGTCCGAGTCAAGGTCCCCGGTGCTCATGTGGGTCCTGATACCGAGGCTCGAGAATCTGTCGAAATCCTCCTTCTTCTCCGATGCCAGGGCTTTCAGGGGGACTATGTAGAGCACCCTCTTGTGCCTCTCCGTCATCATCTGGAGGGCAGGGATGTAACCTATCAGCGACTTACCGCTGGCGGTGGGGATGGCCGCGACGATGTTGTGACCTTGCAAAGCCACCGGTATGGCCTCGGCCTGGGGCGGGTGCAGGTTGACGAAGCCGGCTCCCATCAGGGCCTCTGCCACCCTGTCGGAAATCTCCAGTTCGTCGACCCTCATCTGGATCACTGTTCGCAGAGTTCCCTTATGAGCTCCTCGATCCTGTCGGCGTTCTCGTTGCCGACACGCGCACCGTTCCTCTCGAGATAGACCCAGTTCCTGCGTTCGCACTCCTCCTTGAACTCGGGATTCGTGACCGCGATGAGCTTCCCGTCGGCGATGCCATTGTATTCGAGGAAGAGCCTGAACATCTCCTTGGGGATGCAGAAGATGACCTTGTCGAAGGGCCTGGTCAGATACGAGACCTGCTCCACGTAATTCTTCTCCTTGTCCACGGCGATGTAGTCCTCCTTGGACTCCATGACCTTGTCGTAGCCGGTGACCATGTAGTTGCCGGGTGTGAACCCGTAGTGCGTCGTGATCACTCCGTATGATACGTCGCAGAGCTTGTTGCCCTTGCTGTCCTTGGCGGTGTCCAGGCGGGCGACCAATTTCTTGACTTCGGTGGCGCGTCCCTCGAACATCTCGAACGCGGAGAGGAGCCTGTTCTTGTCCTTGAATACGGTCGAGTCGTTGGTGACGATCAGGATGCGCTTGCTCATGTGGAGATCTGTCATTAACTTGGTCATGTTCACAGCCTCTTGTTTCCTAGTCTGAATGCGATGCTGCAGTTGCCTTCCGCGGATACCATGCAGGGGCCCATCGGGTTGCTGGGCTTGCAGACCTTTCCGAACATCGGGCACTGCTCCGATCTTATGATTCCCCTCAGGACGTCCCCGCACTTGCATCCGTTGGCCTCGGCGGCGACCTCGGGAGTGTTCTTCAGGATGTCCTCGTGGACCTTCGTCGCGTCGTGGTCGGCAAACTCGGGTTTGAGGGCTAGGGCGGACTTCGGGACCAGGGGGAATCCCCTCCAGTGGCGGTCCACCGGTACGAACGTGTCCTCGATGAGCTGCATCGCCTTGGGGTTGCCTTCCGGCCTTACGAGCCTGGTGTATTCGTTCTCGACCTCGTGCCTGCCGTCCCTGATCTGCTTGCAGAGCATGTAGACCGACATGAGGAGGTCCAGCGGTTCGAATCCCGATACCACCTGGGGCATGTTGTAGGGCCCCTGGGAGAAGGGTTCGAACATCTTGGTCCCGGTGACCACGGCCACATGGCCGGGTTCGATGAGCCCCTGGATGCGGTTCTCCCCGAGGTCGAAGATGGTCTTGAGCACAGGGGGGCAGATCCTGTGGCAGCTGTATATGCTGAAGTTCTCGGGGCAGTTGTCCTTGTGGAGGGGGACGCATGTGGAGGGCGCTGTGGTCTCGAAACCGACGCCGACGAACACCAGGGGTTTGTCCGGCTGGTCCCTTGCCATGGCAACGGCGTCGTCGATGGAGTAGACGATCCTTACGTCCGCGCCGTCGGCCTTCGCCTGGAAGAGGGATCCGATGGTGGTGGGGACCCTCATCAGATCTCCGAACGCGGTCACGGTGACCCCGTTCCTGGCGAGGGTGATTGCATCCGCGATCTCTTGGCTGGTCGTCACGCAGACCGGGCATCCCGGTCCCTGCGCGATCTCGATACCGACATCGTTGAGCATCTGCTCCAGTCCGAACCTCACGATGGTGTCCTGGTGCGTTCCGCAGATGTGCATGAACTTAGCATGCACGCCCATGTCCTTGATCCCCTGGAGGATCTTCTTCGCCGTCTCCTCGTCCCTGTACTTGAACATCATTCTGCCTCCTCGATGTCCATGCATTTGACAACGCATGACTGCCCTTTGGTGACCTTCACCGACCCGCCGCACTTTGGGCAGGCCAGGATGGGTATGGAATGTGTGTCGAAGTCCGGATCCGATATGACATTGGCCGGACCTTCGTAGCCGCACGAATCGCAGACCAGTTCGATGGGTTCCTTCTCGATTATGAACTCGGAACCCTCTAGGATGGTGCCGCGGGTCACTATCTCGTATGCGAAGGACATCTGCTCCTCGCCGAGATTGGTGAGGTCCCCGATCCTAACGGTGATGCTGTTGACCTTGGTGACGTTGTATTTCTGCAATTCCCTGATGGTCGCATCGACAAGAGTGGATACTACTGAGACTTCGTGCACGGATGCAGGATGGGTACTGGGCATTTAATGGTACGTGCGCGCGAGGGCCCTGGCAGGAACGAATAGAAGGATCACTCCAGCGATCTGCCGTGGTCGCAGTATTGGCGCACCTTGCATTTCCCGCAGCGGGGATGGTTGGGGATGCATATGACCTGGCCGTGCCTGACCAAGTACCTGTTGATGTCCGACCATCTCTCCTCCGGTGTGATGTCCATGAGGGCGAACTCGGTCTCGGTAGGATCCTTGGTGTGGACGAGCCCCATGAGGTTCGAGATCCTGTGGACATGTGTGTCGACGCATACCGAGGGGATGTCCATCGCGTAGGATCTGACGCAGGCGGCGGTCTTCCTTCCTACCATCGGGAGCTTCATCATCTCGTCGGTGTCCGAAGGGACCACTCCGCCGTATTCGTCGCGGAGCATCTTGCAGCACTCGACGATGGCCGTTCCTTTCTGTCTAGGGAATCCCGCGGAATGCACCAGGGATATGACGTCCTCCACATCCGCATCGGCGATCGCGTCGACGGAATCGTACTTGTGGAAGAGGCTGTCCGAGGCCTTCCTGGTGTTGTCATCCTTGGTACGCTGGGACAGTATGGTGGCGATGAGCACGTGGAACGGGTCGCAGGGCCATTCGGGATTGAGTCCCTCCGAGTTCCTTCCGGGGTAGCAGCCCTTGTTGTACTCGGCGGACAGTATGTCGAGTATCCTTGTCACTCTGTTCTCTTCAGCCATCTCAGGCAGTCCTCCACCGTTCTGAATGATCCGGTCACCAATATGTATCCTTCCTCCCTGACCGCCGCCTCCATGGCGTCGGCCACGGTGGGGAAGACGGTGACGTCGTCTATATGTTTCCTGTAATGTGAGGCCAGCTCCTCCGCGTCCGCCGCCCTGGGCGAGTTCGGTGCGGATATCAGGACCTTCCTCG of the methanogenic archaeon mixed culture ISO4-G1 genome contains:
- a CDS encoding endonuclease III Nth; this encodes MAEENRVTRILDILSAEYNKGCYPGRNSEGLNPEWPCDPFHVLIATILSQRTKDDNTRKASDSLFHKYDSVDAIADADVEDVISLVHSAGFPRQKGTAIVECCKMLRDEYGGVVPSDTDEMMKLPMVGRKTAACVRSYAMDIPSVCVDTHVHRISNLMGLVHTKDPTETEFALMDITPEERWSDINRYLVRHGQVICIPNHPRCGKCKVRQYCDHGRSLE
- a CDS encoding DEAD/DEAH box helicase, which translates into the protein MRVDELEISDRVAEALMGAGFVNLHPPQAEAIPVALQGHNIVAAIPTASGKSLIGYIPALQMMTERHKRVLYIVPLKALASEKKEDFDRFSSLGIRTHMSTGDLDSDDRGLEDADVVVATSEKADSMIRHGSRWIEDVGLVIADEVHMIHDPGRGPTLEVTLTKLMRRNRDIQIIALSATMSNAFDLAEWLHAKLIESDWRPIPLKEGVYYNGEIEFDDCTTRPVQSDGEDVWSLVKQAVEDGGQSLVFVNSRRSTESLAVKYSKKMSELAGRTLSKQEMDLLEGDSESTATGRKLSSCVKCGIAFHNAGLTYRQRKYVENNFRNGQIKCIVATPTLAAGINLPARRVIVRDTSRFETNYGNSPISVMEIKQMCGRAGRPGYDPYGEAVLIAKNQLDFEHLMEDYVDHETERLTSKLFNEKVLRSHVLGLLATGDADSEEGIIDFLKETFFGTVSQMFGIESVVENIVNSLIAEDMAKSDGDSIRATTFGKRVSDLYIDPASASILKEAVTKIDDDTEVLPILLAAAMTPDVLGMYPKKSDKERLDRVSDEIWEHMLVDPDDIEDYDLEYVNSDLKVALLIYDWIEETDEDTLTDVMGIGPGDIRSRIDMMDWIIYAMSEIAYMFNPDAIRKIRPLMTRVRYGVKEELMELVSFRGVGRNRARILFDKGIRTKADVAAADVNELANIPKIGSVLASKMKEQAGRTSQPTREYAPSEEEAMFEEMAAEYGAVPDTEEPKKGKKEEKVEEDGPKQTNLFDF
- a CDS encoding hydrogenase expression/formation protein HypD — protein: MMFKYRDEETAKKILQGIKDMGVHAKFMHICGTHQDTIVRFGLEQMLNDVGIEIAQGPGCPVCVTTSQEIADAITLARNGVTVTAFGDLMRVPTTIGSLFQAKADGADVRIVYSIDDAVAMARDQPDKPLVFVGVGFETTAPSTCVPLHKDNCPENFSIYSCHRICPPVLKTIFDLGENRIQGLIEPGHVAVVTGTKMFEPFSQGPYNMPQVVSGFEPLDLLMSVYMLCKQIRDGRHEVENEYTRLVRPEGNPKAMQLIEDTFVPVDRHWRGFPLVPKSALALKPEFADHDATKVHEDILKNTPEVAAEANGCKCGDVLRGIIRSEQCPMFGKVCKPSNPMGPCMVSAEGNCSIAFRLGNKRL
- a CDS encoding hydrogenase nickel insertion protein HypA, producing the protein MHEVSVVSTLVDATIRELQKYNVTKVNSITVRIGDLTNLGEEQMSFAYEIVTRGTILEGSEFIIEKEPIELVCDSCGYEGPANVISDPDFDTHSIPILACPKCGGSVKVTKGQSCVVKCMDIEEAE